From Rudanella lutea DSM 19387, a single genomic window includes:
- a CDS encoding M48 family metalloprotease, which yields MQSILTRALIAGFLLGGLACSRNPVTGKREVILMSKEQEIAIGQQSHPSVVASMGLYEDKKLQDFINEKGKAMAAISHRPDLPYQFYIVDSPVVNAFAVPGGYVYFTRGIMAHFNNEAEFAGVLGHEIGHITARHSARQQTSQLLGTLGAIGVAIAVPQLGESVMQGAQVLFLKYSRDHESESDKIGVEYSSKIGYNAVEMANFFGTIKRIQDNAGQAVPTFLSTHPDPGNRLTRVQGLAKEFQAANPRQYAVERDRYLRMIDGIVYGEDPKQGFVENNMFYHPVLKFQFPVPQGWKHQNSPEQFQMGAADGKSAMILMLAKGNSLEEAAQTMVKELNLKVLENGRTTINGNPALVIISQQQPQQQQGQPQQQQSAQNTLQLATWLIQYNGGIYALHGLSSAADFNSRLNSFRSVAENFRALTDRDKLNRQPERVQVVQAPRDGSFRDVMSALNMPSNRLEELGTLNSMRADDRVNRGMLVKVIQR from the coding sequence ATGCAGTCGATTCTCACACGCGCTCTTATTGCCGGCTTCCTTCTGGGCGGCCTGGCCTGTTCGCGCAACCCTGTCACGGGCAAGCGCGAAGTTATCTTAATGTCGAAAGAGCAGGAAATTGCCATTGGTCAGCAGTCGCACCCTTCTGTTGTGGCCAGTATGGGGCTTTATGAAGATAAAAAGCTACAGGATTTCATCAACGAAAAGGGCAAAGCTATGGCCGCCATCTCACACCGGCCCGATCTGCCTTACCAATTCTACATCGTCGATTCACCCGTAGTCAACGCCTTTGCCGTACCGGGTGGTTATGTGTATTTCACGCGGGGCATCATGGCTCACTTCAACAACGAAGCTGAGTTTGCGGGGGTACTGGGCCACGAGATTGGGCACATCACCGCCCGGCACTCAGCCCGTCAGCAAACCAGCCAATTGCTCGGTACACTCGGCGCTATCGGGGTAGCCATTGCCGTTCCGCAACTGGGCGAATCGGTGATGCAGGGGGCTCAGGTTTTGTTCTTAAAATACAGCCGCGACCACGAGTCGGAATCTGACAAAATTGGGGTAGAGTACTCCAGTAAAATTGGCTACAACGCGGTTGAAATGGCCAATTTTTTTGGCACCATCAAACGCATTCAGGATAATGCTGGCCAGGCAGTACCCACGTTTCTGTCGACACACCCCGATCCCGGCAACCGTTTGACCCGTGTGCAGGGCCTGGCCAAAGAGTTTCAGGCCGCCAACCCGCGCCAGTATGCTGTGGAGCGTGATCGGTACCTACGAATGATCGACGGCATTGTGTATGGCGAAGACCCCAAGCAGGGGTTCGTAGAAAACAATATGTTTTACCATCCGGTGCTTAAGTTTCAGTTTCCGGTGCCACAGGGCTGGAAGCATCAGAACTCGCCTGAGCAGTTTCAAATGGGTGCCGCCGACGGAAAATCGGCTATGATTCTGATGCTGGCCAAAGGAAACTCCCTCGAAGAGGCCGCGCAGACGATGGTGAAAGAACTGAATCTGAAAGTTCTTGAAAACGGCCGGACAACGATCAACGGTAATCCGGCCCTCGTGATTATTTCGCAACAGCAGCCGCAGCAACAACAGGGGCAGCCGCAACAGCAGCAGTCGGCACAGAATACGCTGCAACTGGCTACGTGGCTCATCCAGTACAACGGAGGTATTTATGCCCTGCACGGGCTTTCGTCGGCCGCCGATTTCAATAGCCGCCTGAACTCGTTCCGCAGTGTTGCCGAAAATTTCCGCGCCCTCACCGACCGTGATAAGCTAAACCGGCAGCCCGAACGTGTGCAGGTGGTGCAGGCCCCGCGCGACGGCTCGTTCCGCGATGTAATGTCGGCCCTGAACATGCCTTCTAACCGGCTGGAAGAGCTTGGTACCCTCAACAGCATGCGCGCCGACGACCGCGTGAACCGCGGTATGCTGGTAAAAGTTATTCAGCGATAA
- a CDS encoding nucleotidyltransferase family protein, with product MTIGTVILAAGSSSRLGQPKQLLVHEGKTLVRRITDMALALDKGPVTVVLGANRHDIADELEGLPVTLIDNPRHAEGLSSSLKMGLAGLYMTQKKLDGVLVLLTDQPHVSLGLLLNLVETFADGEKGIVASKYGEEGPLGVPALFATKYIEELLALTGDKGARWIIVKHRDDCTEIPFEEGLIDLDSPLDLERFYGRKPE from the coding sequence ATGACAATAGGAACTGTTATTCTGGCGGCTGGCTCCTCGTCGCGGTTAGGTCAGCCGAAGCAATTATTAGTACACGAAGGGAAAACGCTGGTTCGCCGGATTACAGACATGGCCCTGGCGCTCGACAAAGGCCCCGTAACGGTGGTACTGGGGGCTAATCGGCACGATATTGCCGATGAATTGGAGGGCCTCCCGGTTACGCTCATCGACAACCCCCGTCATGCCGAGGGGCTCTCGTCGTCGCTAAAAATGGGCCTTGCCGGGCTTTACATGACCCAGAAAAAGCTCGACGGGGTGCTGGTATTGCTTACGGATCAGCCGCACGTATCGCTCGGGCTGCTGTTAAATCTGGTCGAGACGTTTGCCGATGGTGAAAAAGGTATTGTAGCCTCAAAATACGGCGAGGAGGGACCACTCGGCGTACCGGCCTTATTTGCCACTAAGTACATTGAAGAACTGCTGGCCCTGACCGGCGACAAGGGGGCTCGCTGGATTATTGTAAAACACCGCGACGACTGCACCGAAATACCGTTTGAAGAGGGACTAATCGATCTGGACTCTCCACTGGATTTGGAACGATTTTACGGCCGGAAACCCGAATAG
- the truA gene encoding tRNA pseudouridine(38-40) synthase TruA encodes MELAYCGTQYHGWQIQANGHSVQSEIEGALSRRLRQPVSILGSGRTDAGVHAHQQYAHFDLPEPLDDLEQITYSLNAMLPPDIAIRRIFPVQPDDHARFSAISRYYQYRITRQKDAFRHMQSYYFRYPLDMEAMNQAARVLLEHTDYQSFSRAKAAVKHFHCTIDRAEWLPETGDDLTFHIRANRFLWGMVRAIVGTLLEVGQGRMTTEEFEQIILARDRRAAGRAAPASGLFLFEVGYPAGIV; translated from the coding sequence ATGGAACTTGCCTACTGTGGAACCCAATACCACGGTTGGCAGATTCAGGCCAATGGCCATAGTGTACAGTCAGAAATAGAAGGAGCCTTGAGTCGGCGGTTGCGGCAGCCGGTGAGCATTCTGGGGAGCGGGCGCACGGACGCCGGCGTGCACGCGCATCAGCAGTACGCCCATTTCGACCTGCCCGAACCCCTGGACGACCTTGAGCAGATTACTTACTCGCTCAATGCTATGCTGCCGCCCGATATTGCCATTCGGCGGATTTTTCCGGTTCAACCCGACGACCATGCTCGTTTCTCGGCTATTTCGCGGTATTATCAGTACCGGATTACCCGCCAGAAAGACGCCTTTCGGCATATGCAGTCTTACTATTTCCGGTATCCGCTCGATATGGAGGCCATGAACCAGGCGGCCCGTGTTCTGTTGGAGCATACCGATTACCAAAGCTTTAGTCGGGCTAAGGCGGCTGTCAAACATTTCCACTGCACCATCGACCGGGCGGAGTGGCTTCCCGAAACGGGCGATGACCTGACGTTTCATATCCGGGCCAACCGGTTTTTGTGGGGAATGGTGCGGGCCATTGTGGGCACCTTGCTCGAAGTAGGGCAGGGGCGCATGACCACCGAGGAGTTTGAACAGATAATTTTGGCTCGTGACCGCCGGGCTGCCGGGCGGGCCGCTCCAGCCAGTGGGTTGTTTTTGTTCGAGGTTGGGTATCCAGCAGGGATTGTATAG
- the purL gene encoding phosphoribosylformylglycinamidine synthase subunit PurL, with protein MEIIDQNPAEQASAAALPTVETARKLGLLPEEFERIQSILGRQPNFTELSIFSVMWSEHCSYKNSIVWLKTLPRDSERMLAKAGEENAGLVDIGDGLACSFKIESHNHPSALEPYQGAATGVGGINRDIFTMGARPIAQLNSLRFGDLNLPKTRRLLRGVVKGIGDYGNAFGIPTVGGEVYFDECYNTNPLVNAFSAGIVEVGKVAKATSYGVGNPVFIVGSATGKDGIHGATFASEDISAASTEKLPAVQVGDPFMEKLLLEATLEIIASGYVIGIQDMGAAGIICSTSEMSAKGEHGMIIDLDKVPTRQANMEPFEILLSESQERMLVVVEKGKEDIINGIFEKWDLHCAQIGEVTDTQRLHFYRHGQLVADVPAHDLVLGGGAPQYHREYREPAYIQEFAKFDAASVADVTPTEIGAVAKHLLTHPNVCSRRWIYEQYDSMVGTANRSTNAPSDAAVVRVKTPDGKSTDKSIVITVDCNSRYVNANPYVGAQIAVAEAARNIVCSGGEPLAVTNNLNFGNPYVPEVYWHFVEAVKGMGEACRQFSTPVTGGNVSFYNQSSDDGPVFPTPTIGMLGLMEDTNNRMTLNFRQAGDAIYLFGQSSNDIASSEYLYSYRGVKASPAPAFDMEAELAMQQALNKLIRQKLVQSAHDLSDGGLFVALAESAMAGNLGFDIQTATVGGAEAFRLDAVLFGEAQGRVVVSVSADQKEAFESAVADSGVPCIQIGAVTEGAFVIDDQTLMSVTDAKALYDNALGVIMA; from the coding sequence GTGGAAATCATCGATCAGAATCCTGCTGAACAAGCCTCCGCTGCTGCATTGCCCACTGTTGAAACCGCCCGCAAGCTGGGTTTGCTCCCTGAAGAGTTTGAGCGTATCCAGAGTATTCTGGGCCGCCAACCCAATTTTACGGAGCTGAGCATTTTCTCCGTTATGTGGTCGGAGCACTGCTCGTACAAAAACTCAATTGTCTGGCTTAAGACGCTCCCCCGCGACTCGGAGCGGATGCTGGCCAAGGCAGGTGAAGAAAATGCCGGTCTGGTCGACATTGGAGACGGCCTGGCGTGTTCGTTCAAAATTGAATCGCACAACCATCCCTCGGCCCTTGAGCCGTATCAGGGTGCGGCAACGGGGGTAGGCGGTATCAACCGCGATATCTTTACGATGGGTGCCCGCCCCATTGCGCAGCTTAACTCGCTCCGCTTCGGTGATCTCAACCTTCCCAAAACCCGGCGGTTGCTGCGAGGTGTTGTGAAAGGAATCGGCGATTACGGTAACGCCTTCGGGATTCCAACGGTTGGGGGCGAAGTGTATTTTGATGAGTGCTACAATACCAATCCGCTCGTCAACGCCTTCTCGGCGGGTATTGTGGAGGTAGGGAAAGTCGCCAAAGCCACCTCGTATGGCGTGGGTAACCCCGTGTTCATTGTTGGCTCGGCAACGGGTAAAGACGGGATTCACGGCGCTACGTTCGCGTCGGAAGATATCAGTGCAGCTTCGACCGAGAAGCTGCCTGCGGTGCAGGTTGGTGACCCGTTCATGGAAAAACTCTTGCTCGAAGCAACCCTCGAAATTATTGCGTCGGGGTATGTGATCGGGATTCAGGACATGGGCGCGGCCGGTATCATCTGCTCGACCTCGGAGATGAGTGCCAAGGGCGAACACGGCATGATTATCGACCTTGATAAAGTGCCGACCCGGCAGGCCAACATGGAACCGTTCGAGATTTTGCTTTCTGAGTCGCAGGAGCGGATGCTCGTGGTGGTTGAGAAAGGGAAAGAGGACATTATCAACGGAATATTTGAGAAGTGGGACCTGCACTGTGCGCAAATTGGTGAAGTAACCGACACGCAGCGGCTCCATTTTTACCGGCACGGTCAGCTCGTGGCCGACGTACCTGCGCACGACCTCGTGCTGGGTGGCGGGGCTCCGCAGTACCACCGTGAATATCGGGAGCCTGCTTACATTCAGGAGTTTGCCAAGTTCGATGCCGCTTCGGTAGCTGACGTAACGCCCACCGAAATCGGAGCGGTGGCCAAGCACCTGCTTACACACCCCAACGTTTGCTCACGTCGGTGGATCTATGAGCAGTACGACTCAATGGTGGGTACGGCCAACCGGAGCACCAACGCGCCTTCCGACGCGGCTGTGGTGCGGGTAAAAACGCCCGATGGCAAATCGACCGATAAGTCGATTGTGATTACGGTTGATTGCAACAGCCGCTATGTGAATGCCAACCCGTATGTAGGCGCGCAGATTGCCGTGGCCGAAGCGGCCCGCAACATCGTGTGCTCGGGTGGGGAGCCGCTGGCGGTAACCAACAACCTGAACTTTGGAAACCCGTACGTGCCCGAAGTGTATTGGCACTTCGTGGAGGCTGTGAAAGGCATGGGCGAAGCCTGCCGCCAATTCAGTACGCCGGTAACGGGTGGTAACGTAAGCTTTTACAACCAATCGTCGGACGACGGGCCGGTGTTCCCAACGCCGACCATCGGGATGCTCGGTCTGATGGAAGACACGAACAACCGCATGACGCTCAATTTCCGGCAAGCGGGCGACGCTATTTACCTGTTTGGTCAGTCGAGCAACGACATTGCCTCGTCGGAATACCTGTATTCGTACCGGGGCGTGAAAGCGTCACCAGCTCCAGCCTTTGACATGGAAGCTGAACTGGCGATGCAGCAGGCGCTGAACAAACTAATCCGCCAAAAACTGGTGCAGTCGGCACACGACCTGTCGGACGGGGGCTTGTTCGTGGCCCTGGCCGAATCGGCAATGGCGGGTAACCTTGGGTTTGATATTCAGACGGCTACGGTGGGCGGTGCGGAGGCTTTTCGGCTCGATGCAGTTCTGTTTGGCGAAGCCCAGGGCCGGGTGGTCGTGTCGGTATCGGCCGATCAGAAAGAGGCTTTCGAGTCGGCCGTGGCTGATAGCGGGGTTCCATGCATACAGATTGGTGCCGTAACAGAGGGTGCGTTTGTGATCGATGATCAGACGCTCATGTCGGTAACGGATGCCAAAGCGCTGTATGACAACGCGCTGGGTGTAATTATGGCCTAA
- a CDS encoding DUF1353 domain-containing protein, whose translation MTYHTVAGTIVTPAGYSTAFASLPTCFWGDFQHVGRLHRAACYTTKGTIIGCLKLS comes from the coding sequence ATGACCTACCACACTGTGGCGGGTACGATAGTTACGCCAGCCGGTTACTCGACCGCTTTTGCCTCGTTGCCTACATGCTTTTGGGGGGATTTTCAGCATGTTGGGCGGCTCCACCGGGCTGCGTGTTATACGACTAAAGGTACGATCATCGGCTGTTTGAAGCTGAGTTAA
- a CDS encoding DUF2158 domain-containing protein: MINLHFAPGDIVQFRSGGLRMTVRAVFGDTVSCEWLGNSQQYHISYFPYIALVKDSDGSVNQKTEKKEPTQLWAEYFL, encoded by the coding sequence ATGATTAACCTTCATTTTGCACCTGGCGATATCGTCCAATTTCGATCCGGGGGCCTCCGAATGACGGTCCGAGCCGTTTTCGGAGATACCGTTTCCTGCGAGTGGTTGGGCAACTCCCAACAGTACCACATTTCATACTTTCCCTACATTGCGCTCGTTAAAGATTCCGACGGGTCGGTAAACCAAAAAACAGAGAAGAAAGAGCCAACCCAGTTATGGGCTGAGTATTTTCTATAA
- a CDS encoding 4a-hydroxytetrahydrobiopterin dehydratase: protein MWQEQDNKLVRDLQFADFQEAFSFMTQVALVAEKMDHHPWWSNVYNQVRIELTTHDAGNTVTDKDRALAEKIDQLLSRMGRPA from the coding sequence ATGTGGCAGGAACAGGATAACAAGCTCGTTCGCGACCTACAGTTTGCCGACTTTCAGGAGGCCTTCTCGTTTATGACCCAGGTGGCCCTCGTAGCCGAAAAAATGGACCATCATCCTTGGTGGTCGAATGTGTACAATCAGGTCAGAATTGAGCTAACCACCCACGATGCGGGCAACACCGTAACCGACAAAGACCGGGCGTTGGCCGAAAAAATTGACCAGCTATTGAGCCGTATGGGCCGACCTGCCTAA
- the rsmI gene encoding 16S rRNA (cytidine(1402)-2'-O)-methyltransferase, which translates to MKLFLVPTPIGNLEDITLRAVNVLKSADAILAEDTRTSGILLKHLGISKPLQSYHIFNEHGSVQRVIGQLKSGKTLALVSDAGTPAISDPGFLLVRECLRHDIPVECLPGPTAFVPALVNSGLPTDRFTFEGFLPHKKGRQTRLLQLANEERTMVFYESPHRLLKTLGQLAEVLGADRQASVSRELTKLFEETVRGTLTEILAYFGEKPVKGEIVLCVQGCEPKKGKDKKDYRSEQEPADEDDDE; encoded by the coding sequence ATGAAGTTATTTCTCGTTCCAACCCCGATTGGTAATCTGGAAGACATTACGCTCCGGGCCGTCAATGTGCTTAAATCGGCCGATGCTATTTTGGCTGAAGATACCCGTACCTCCGGGATTCTGCTGAAGCATCTGGGTATCAGCAAGCCACTTCAGAGTTACCATATTTTCAACGAACACGGGTCGGTACAACGGGTTATTGGGCAATTGAAAAGCGGAAAAACACTCGCACTGGTATCGGATGCGGGTACCCCGGCCATATCGGACCCCGGTTTTTTGCTCGTGCGCGAATGCCTGCGCCACGATATTCCGGTGGAGTGCCTGCCCGGCCCAACCGCTTTTGTACCTGCCCTGGTTAATTCAGGGCTCCCCACCGACCGGTTTACGTTTGAGGGATTTCTGCCCCACAAAAAAGGCCGACAAACCCGGCTGCTCCAGTTGGCCAACGAAGAACGGACGATGGTCTTTTACGAATCGCCCCACCGGTTGCTCAAAACCCTCGGACAATTGGCCGAGGTATTGGGTGCCGACCGACAGGCGAGTGTAAGCCGCGAACTCACCAAACTTTTTGAAGAAACGGTGCGGGGTACGCTGACCGAAATCTTAGCGTACTTTGGCGAGAAACCCGTAAAAGGCGAAATTGTGCTGTGCGTACAGGGCTGTGAGCCGAAAAAAGGAAAAGACAAAAAGGATTACCGGTCGGAACAAGAGCCGGCTGATGAAGACGACGATGAATAA
- a CDS encoding DUF4105 domain-containing protein, whose amino-acid sequence MKTTMNKLRLFLLGCLLLAAPSWLPAACGQSMPMPMLSPEARVSLITYGPGNDDISSSFGHTEIRIYDPSLGIDRNYSYGGFNYNTDYFILKFLRGTLPYWLSVHSLYQAVYYYQQNNRSIREQLLNLSLTQRQRLFNNLETNYLPQNREYRYKFYYDNCATRPRDMIKEACGDSLQFPAPEQRTKSYRDWMNDYLGEKPWAQLGMNIAIGRPSDQVTTNWESMYLPDNVFNQLAQSTIKQANGQQVPVVSSTQTLFQPQNLPKQNLPLPLYPAFVFAVLGAVIGFVTYRQYVQGRVSRWIDRLLFGFAGLCGWLLFLLWVATDHGVTAWNPSLFWLMPLHMPLIFWVTRQRNQGYINRYFGATAVLIVVGLFTSDVPGGAHILFMLTLLIRCVANIQQVRRANRELALVR is encoded by the coding sequence ATGAAGACGACGATGAATAAACTCCGCCTGTTTTTGCTGGGCTGCCTGTTGTTGGCAGCCCCAAGTTGGCTCCCGGCCGCGTGTGGCCAATCAATGCCCATGCCGATGCTGTCGCCCGAGGCCCGGGTGAGCCTGATTACCTACGGCCCCGGCAACGACGATATTTCGTCGTCGTTTGGGCATACCGAAATCCGTATTTACGACCCCTCGCTCGGCATCGACCGGAACTACAGCTACGGTGGCTTCAACTACAACACCGATTACTTTATTCTCAAGTTTCTGCGGGGCACTCTCCCCTACTGGCTGTCGGTACATAGCCTATACCAGGCGGTGTACTACTACCAGCAGAATAACCGGAGCATTCGGGAGCAGTTACTGAACCTGTCGCTCACCCAACGCCAGCGTCTTTTCAACAACCTCGAAACCAACTACCTGCCGCAGAATCGGGAGTATCGGTACAAGTTTTACTACGACAACTGTGCGACCCGCCCCCGCGACATGATCAAGGAGGCCTGCGGAGACAGTTTGCAGTTTCCGGCCCCGGAACAACGCACGAAGTCGTACCGCGACTGGATGAACGATTATCTGGGTGAGAAACCCTGGGCGCAGTTGGGGATGAACATCGCCATTGGTCGCCCGTCGGATCAGGTGACAACCAATTGGGAGTCTATGTACCTGCCCGATAATGTGTTCAACCAGTTGGCACAATCGACCATCAAGCAGGCCAACGGCCAACAGGTTCCGGTTGTGAGCAGTACCCAAACACTGTTCCAGCCGCAGAATCTGCCCAAACAAAACCTGCCACTCCCGCTCTACCCCGCGTTTGTGTTTGCCGTATTAGGGGCCGTAATTGGGTTTGTGACCTACCGGCAGTACGTGCAGGGGCGGGTGAGCCGCTGGATCGACCGGCTCTTGTTTGGCTTTGCGGGTCTGTGCGGCTGGTTGCTGTTTCTGCTTTGGGTCGCTACCGATCATGGCGTGACGGCCTGGAACCCCTCGCTGTTCTGGCTCATGCCGTTGCACATGCCCTTAATTTTCTGGGTAACGCGCCAACGTAACCAAGGGTACATCAACCGCTATTTTGGGGCTACAGCGGTACTCATTGTGGTTGGCTTGTTTACCTCCGACGTGCCGGGCGGGGCGCATATTCTGTTTATGCTGACTCTGCTGATTCGATGCGTTGCTAATATTCAACAGGTTCGCCGGGCGAACCGGGAGCTGGCCTTAGTCCGGTAA
- a CDS encoding inositol monophosphatase family protein produces MILTDALLASMCAIARDAGAFLLQERARFSRDAVEYKGTNDLVSYVDKETEKRLVAALSQLLPEAGFVTEEGTTGSGSDRAGLNWIIDPLDGTTNFIHGLPIFSVSIGLAEGTRPIAGVIFDPNRDECFFGREGAGAYCARGTASPERIRVSAATQLSDSLIATGFPYYRFEGMPNYLRILEDLMHQTHGLRRMGSAAIDLAYVACGRFEGFFEYNLHAWDIAAGTLLVREAGGVVTDFDGGDSFLYRGDIVAGCGAQSELLATIQKYWR; encoded by the coding sequence ATGATCTTAACCGACGCATTACTCGCTTCCATGTGCGCCATTGCACGCGATGCCGGCGCGTTTCTGTTGCAGGAACGAGCCCGGTTTAGCCGCGACGCCGTGGAATACAAAGGCACCAACGATCTGGTGTCGTATGTAGATAAAGAAACCGAAAAACGACTGGTGGCGGCTCTGAGCCAACTCCTGCCCGAAGCGGGCTTTGTGACCGAGGAGGGTACCACCGGAAGCGGCAGCGACCGGGCTGGCCTCAACTGGATCATTGACCCGCTCGACGGTACAACCAACTTTATCCACGGCCTGCCTATTTTCTCGGTGAGCATCGGGTTGGCCGAGGGCACTCGACCCATTGCGGGCGTTATTTTCGACCCCAACCGGGACGAATGCTTCTTTGGGCGCGAAGGAGCCGGGGCTTACTGCGCTCGCGGCACGGCTTCGCCCGAACGGATTCGGGTGTCGGCGGCTACACAACTGAGCGATTCGCTCATTGCAACCGGGTTTCCGTACTACCGGTTCGAGGGGATGCCCAATTACCTACGCATTCTGGAAGACCTCATGCACCAAACCCACGGTTTACGGCGCATGGGATCGGCCGCTATCGACCTGGCCTACGTAGCCTGTGGACGATTTGAGGGCTTTTTCGAGTATAATTTGCACGCCTGGGACATTGCCGCGGGTACGCTGCTCGTACGGGAAGCGGGCGGTGTAGTCACCGACTTTGACGGGGGCGACTCGTTTCTGTACCGGGGCGACATTGTAGCCGGTTGCGGGGCCCAATCCGAACTACTGGCAACCATTCAGAAGTATTGGCGTTAA
- a CDS encoding YfiT family bacillithiol transferase produces the protein MTNLQYPIGPFVYGQPHTPEQVREAIDHIANQAHRFTELVGKWGDDRLDTPYRPEGWTVRQLVHHVADSHMNAYIRTKLALTEDNPTIKPYEEGEWAKLPDSALPASHSLVILSNLHDRWVAVLRGLNEADFDRTYYHPGSGRTFTLGEVIRNYQWHGEHHYQHIYRLAERNGWV, from the coding sequence ATGACCAACCTTCAGTATCCTATCGGCCCGTTTGTGTATGGGCAGCCGCACACTCCTGAGCAGGTACGTGAGGCAATTGACCACATCGCAAATCAGGCCCATCGGTTCACCGAGCTGGTGGGTAAGTGGGGCGACGATCGCCTGGATACCCCCTACCGCCCCGAAGGCTGGACGGTACGGCAACTGGTGCATCACGTGGCCGACAGCCATATGAACGCCTACATCCGCACCAAACTCGCCCTGACGGAAGATAACCCCACCATTAAACCCTACGAGGAAGGTGAATGGGCCAAACTCCCCGACTCAGCGTTACCAGCGTCGCACTCGCTGGTGATTCTGAGCAACCTCCACGACCGCTGGGTGGCTGTGCTCCGGGGCCTGAACGAAGCCGATTTCGACCGGACGTATTACCACCCCGGTAGTGGCCGTACGTTTACCCTCGGCGAAGTCATTCGGAATTACCAATGGCATGGCGAACACCACTACCAGCACATTTACCGCCTTGCGGAACGGAATGGCTGGGTGTAG
- a CDS encoding DUF4403 family protein, which produces MKTGQTFFLCLFFSTILLAVGCQRVNPKPPEAKGFDEPIPATTSYLTGRITFELADLEKKINDELGVVLVTEETLKGQKGEKWQLRVERSGPVRLRYSRGRVSFTTPLRVWISNPLAFKRLQRKREADPDFYKSKRPLCALTVNFDTPLKVNNNWSLTTKARFVDYQWIEKPKVRVLGVGLSIQRIAERILDARKQDIEMAIDKAVSSELHLEKEISKIWRDIQRPLLLNKQPDSVWLVPTPSSVIAGPIVGNQRYVTIPLRIGFSAATRFGPRPAFNPSLKLPVLRKVAKLEPVSDLKVLFTIPFADLNRVISQNLSKRELELKEGLLKIKRASLYGGQRSLILKTEVGGAVKGTLYLHGRPYFDTLTNTLQMRNVDFDVHTEERLLATADWLLHDDLRDTLQTALKLPLGDKLAAIPDKIETAFARGKAGKKTDLDIAAFRLVPQRIAIRPDGVQILIDIKSKVTLQVEKL; this is translated from the coding sequence ATGAAAACTGGACAAACCTTTTTTTTATGCCTTTTCTTTTCTACGATTCTGCTTGCGGTAGGTTGTCAGCGTGTAAACCCGAAACCGCCCGAAGCAAAGGGGTTTGATGAGCCCATACCCGCCACTACGTCGTACCTAACGGGCCGTATCACGTTTGAACTGGCCGACCTAGAAAAGAAAATCAACGACGAGCTGGGCGTTGTACTGGTCACGGAAGAAACCCTCAAGGGGCAGAAAGGCGAAAAATGGCAACTGCGCGTAGAACGCAGCGGGCCGGTGCGGCTTCGGTACAGCCGGGGCCGGGTGTCGTTTACTACGCCCCTGCGCGTTTGGATCAGCAATCCGCTGGCCTTTAAACGGCTGCAACGCAAGCGCGAGGCCGACCCCGACTTTTACAAGAGCAAACGGCCTTTGTGTGCGCTTACGGTCAATTTTGATACCCCGTTGAAGGTAAACAACAACTGGTCGCTGACAACCAAAGCCCGCTTTGTTGACTACCAGTGGATCGAAAAGCCTAAAGTGCGGGTGTTGGGCGTTGGCCTGTCGATACAGCGGATTGCCGAGCGGATTCTGGACGCCCGAAAGCAGGACATCGAAATGGCTATCGACAAGGCGGTTTCGAGCGAATTACATTTGGAAAAAGAGATTTCTAAAATCTGGCGCGACATTCAGCGGCCGTTGCTGCTCAACAAACAACCCGATTCCGTTTGGCTGGTTCCCACACCATCGAGCGTGATTGCCGGGCCTATTGTGGGCAATCAGCGGTACGTTACAATTCCGCTTCGGATTGGTTTCTCGGCGGCCACACGTTTCGGCCCCCGGCCCGCGTTTAACCCCTCGCTCAAACTGCCTGTTCTGCGCAAAGTAGCGAAACTGGAACCGGTTTCGGACCTGAAAGTTTTGTTTACCATTCCGTTTGCCGACCTCAACCGGGTCATCAGCCAAAACCTGTCGAAACGTGAGCTAGAGTTAAAAGAAGGCTTGCTGAAAATAAAAAGAGCGTCGCTCTACGGAGGGCAACGCTCACTTATTCTGAAAACCGAAGTGGGTGGTGCCGTAAAGGGCACGCTTTACCTGCACGGGCGGCCGTATTTCGATACGCTGACCAATACACTTCAGATGCGCAACGTAGATTTCGACGTGCATACCGAAGAACGACTGCTGGCCACCGCCGACTGGCTTCTGCACGATGACCTGCGCGACACACTCCAAACGGCACTCAAACTTCCCCTGGGCGACAAACTGGCGGCTATCCCCGACAAAATTGAAACGGCGTTTGCCCGTGGAAAAGCTGGCAAAAAAACGGATCTCGACATTGCCGCTTTCCGCCTTGTCCCTCAGCGGATTGCCATCCGTCCCGATGGCGTCCAAATCCTGATCGACATTAAGTCAAAAGTGACGCTCCAGGTGGAAAAACTATAA